A genome region from Pan paniscus chromosome 17, NHGRI_mPanPan1-v2.0_pri, whole genome shotgun sequence includes the following:
- the LIPG gene encoding endothelial lipase isoform X2 → MTAKTFFIIHGWTMSGIFENWLHKLVSALHTREKDANVVVVDWLPLAHQLYTDAVNNTRVVGHSIARMLDWLQEKDDFSLGNVHLIGYSLGAHVAGYAGNFVKGTVGRITGLDPAGPMFEGADIHKRLSPDDADFVDVLHTYTRSFGLSIGIQMPVGHIDIYPNGGDFQPGCGLNDVLGSIAYGTITEVVKCEHERAVHLFVDSLVNQDKPSFAFQCTDSNRFKKGICLSCRKNRCNSIGYNAKKMRNKRNSKMYLKTRAGMPFRVYHYQMKIHVFSYKNMGEIEPTFYVTLYGTNADSQTLPLEIVERIEQNATNTFLVYTEEDLGDLLKIQLTWEGASQSWYNLWKEFRSYLSQPRNPGRELNIRRIRVKSGETQRKLTFCAEDPENTSISPGRELWFRKCRDGWRMKNETSPTVELP, encoded by the exons ATGACAGCTAAAACCTTTTTCATCATTCACGGATGGACG ATGAGCGGTATCTTTGAAAACTGGCTGCACAAACTTGTGTCAGCCCTGCACACAAGAGAGAAAGACGCCAATGTAGTTGTGGTTGACTGGCTCCCCCTGGCCCACCAGCTTTACACGGATGCGGTCAATAATACCAGGGTGGTGGGACACAGCATCGCCAGGATGCTCGACTGGCTGCAG GAAAAGGACGATTTTTCTCTCGGGAATGTCCACTTGATTGGCTACAGCCTCGGAGCGCATGTGGCCGGGTATGCGGGCAACTTCGTGAAAGGAACGGTGGGCCGAATCACAG GTTTGGATCCTGCCGGGCCCATGTTTGAAGGGGCCGACATCCACAAGAGGCTCTCTCCGGACGATGCAGATTTTGTGGATGTCCTCCACACCTACACGCGTTCCTTCGGCTTGAGCATTGGTATTCAGATGCCTGTGGGCCACATTGACATCTACCCCAATGGGGGTGACTTCCAGCCAGGCTGTGGACTCAACGATGTCTTGGGATCAATTGCATATGGAA CAATCACAGAGGTGGTAAAATGTGAGCATGAGCGAGCCGTCCACCTCTTTGTTGACTCTCTGGTGAATCAGGACAAGCCGAGTTTTGCCTTCCAGTGCACTGACTCCAATCGCTTCAAAAAGGGGATCTGTCTGAGCTGCCGCAAGAACCGTTGTAATAGCATTGGCTACAATGCCAAGAAAATGAGGAACAAGAGGAACAGCAAAATGTACCTAAAAACCCGGGCAGGCATGCCTTTCAGAG TTTACCATTATCAGATGAAAATCCATGTCTTCAGTTACAAGAACATGGGAGAAATTGAGCCCACCTTTTACGTCACCCTTTATGGCACTAATGCAGATTCCCAGACTCTGCCACTGGAAAT AGTGGAGCGGATCGAGCAGAATGCCACCAACACCTTCCTGGTCTACACCGAGGAGGACTTGGGAGACCTCTTGAAGATCCAGCTCACCTGGGAGGGGGCCTCTCAGTCTTGGTATAACCTGTGGAAGGAGTTTCGCAGCTACCTGTCTCAACCCCGCAACCCCGGACGGGAGCTGAATATCAGGCGCATCCGGGTGAAGTCTGGGGAAACCCAGCGGAA ACTGACATTTTGTGCAGAAGACCCTGAGAACACCAGCATATCCCCAGGCCGGGAGCTCTGGTTTCGCAAGTGTCGGGATGGCTGGAGGATGAAAAACGAAACCAG TCCCACCGTAGAGCTTCCCTGA
- the LIPG gene encoding endothelial lipase isoform X1, translating to MSNSVPLLCFWSLCYCFAAGSPVPFGPEGRLEDKLHKPKATQTEVKPSVRFNLRTSKDPEHEGCYLSVGHSQPLEDCSFNMTAKTFFIIHGWTMSGIFENWLHKLVSALHTREKDANVVVVDWLPLAHQLYTDAVNNTRVVGHSIARMLDWLQEKDDFSLGNVHLIGYSLGAHVAGYAGNFVKGTVGRITGLDPAGPMFEGADIHKRLSPDDADFVDVLHTYTRSFGLSIGIQMPVGHIDIYPNGGDFQPGCGLNDVLGSIAYGTITEVVKCEHERAVHLFVDSLVNQDKPSFAFQCTDSNRFKKGICLSCRKNRCNSIGYNAKKMRNKRNSKMYLKTRAGMPFRVYHYQMKIHVFSYKNMGEIEPTFYVTLYGTNADSQTLPLEIVERIEQNATNTFLVYTEEDLGDLLKIQLTWEGASQSWYNLWKEFRSYLSQPRNPGRELNIRRIRVKSGETQRKLTFCAEDPENTSISPGRELWFRKCRDGWRMKNETSPTVELP from the exons ATGAGCAACTCCGTTCCTCTGCTCTGTTTCTGGAGCCTCTGCTATTGCTTTGCTGCGGGGAGCCCCGTACCTTTTGGTCCAGAGGGACGGCTGGAAG ATAAGCTCCACAAACCCAAAGCTACACAGACTGAGGTCAAACCATCTGTGAGGTTTAACCTCCGCACCTCCAAGGACCCAGAGCATGAAGGATGCTACCTCTCCGTCGGCCACAGCCAGCCCTTAGAAGACTGCAGTTTCAACATGACAGCTAAAACCTTTTTCATCATTCACGGATGGACG ATGAGCGGTATCTTTGAAAACTGGCTGCACAAACTTGTGTCAGCCCTGCACACAAGAGAGAAAGACGCCAATGTAGTTGTGGTTGACTGGCTCCCCCTGGCCCACCAGCTTTACACGGATGCGGTCAATAATACCAGGGTGGTGGGACACAGCATCGCCAGGATGCTCGACTGGCTGCAG GAAAAGGACGATTTTTCTCTCGGGAATGTCCACTTGATTGGCTACAGCCTCGGAGCGCATGTGGCCGGGTATGCGGGCAACTTCGTGAAAGGAACGGTGGGCCGAATCACAG GTTTGGATCCTGCCGGGCCCATGTTTGAAGGGGCCGACATCCACAAGAGGCTCTCTCCGGACGATGCAGATTTTGTGGATGTCCTCCACACCTACACGCGTTCCTTCGGCTTGAGCATTGGTATTCAGATGCCTGTGGGCCACATTGACATCTACCCCAATGGGGGTGACTTCCAGCCAGGCTGTGGACTCAACGATGTCTTGGGATCAATTGCATATGGAA CAATCACAGAGGTGGTAAAATGTGAGCATGAGCGAGCCGTCCACCTCTTTGTTGACTCTCTGGTGAATCAGGACAAGCCGAGTTTTGCCTTCCAGTGCACTGACTCCAATCGCTTCAAAAAGGGGATCTGTCTGAGCTGCCGCAAGAACCGTTGTAATAGCATTGGCTACAATGCCAAGAAAATGAGGAACAAGAGGAACAGCAAAATGTACCTAAAAACCCGGGCAGGCATGCCTTTCAGAG TTTACCATTATCAGATGAAAATCCATGTCTTCAGTTACAAGAACATGGGAGAAATTGAGCCCACCTTTTACGTCACCCTTTATGGCACTAATGCAGATTCCCAGACTCTGCCACTGGAAAT AGTGGAGCGGATCGAGCAGAATGCCACCAACACCTTCCTGGTCTACACCGAGGAGGACTTGGGAGACCTCTTGAAGATCCAGCTCACCTGGGAGGGGGCCTCTCAGTCTTGGTATAACCTGTGGAAGGAGTTTCGCAGCTACCTGTCTCAACCCCGCAACCCCGGACGGGAGCTGAATATCAGGCGCATCCGGGTGAAGTCTGGGGAAACCCAGCGGAA ACTGACATTTTGTGCAGAAGACCCTGAGAACACCAGCATATCCCCAGGCCGGGAGCTCTGGTTTCGCAAGTGTCGGGATGGCTGGAGGATGAAAAACGAAACCAG TCCCACCGTAGAGCTTCCCTGA